GGACACCACACCttgccctcctgcagccccatcccatctgtccGGCTGTGCACCTTGCTCCACGTGGGTCCCACCCCCAGCAATGGGTACAGAACAGATGGGCCAGAACGCCTGGCCAGCAGGGCTAGGTCCAGCagcggcagccagaaggagccactgctgctgggaagtgagttcagccatcatgctgccccagtcctgctgcttgcccaggggtggcaggaccagcagcatgcaccatggcctgggctgcccactgggctgggtggggctaagggacctgctgcaggccagacaaaatTCCTTGGTgtgccagatctggtccatgggctgtattttgcccacccctgagcaaGGGTATTATGGTTGTTTGCTAGGAGTAGGACTAGACAGATGAACCCATCTGTAAACTCACTACGGGGGACCAGAAGgctttgggggagaccttgtttcccttagcaccccccaggataacaaggaataatggccacaagttgttggagagtaggtttagattagacatccataagaactacttcacagttagggcggctaggatctggaaccaacttccaagggaagtggtgctggttcctaccctgggggtctttaagaagcggcttgatgcctacctggctggggtcatttgagcccagttttcctcctgcccaggcaggggtcagacttgaagatctacaaggtcccttctgaccctgcttctatgattctatgaaccctTGTGTCCTGCCAAGCTCTGGGGTGTGGTAGATGGGTAAACTCAATCTTCCTCTTTGCTACCTTGATACAAAGGTGACCTTTCTTTATCAAGACCAGCTCCAACTGCTACCTGTGAGGTCTGTGTCTGTCTGGGAGTGAACTGCTGCATCAACCGTGGGCTACTATCTCCTTGAGGGAGGGGGATAGTGAGCAGGTGGGCGGGGTGTGTTCATCTGCCCCCAGCTCCTGTCATCTACCCCCCCAAGCCCTGGCAACTTGCAGCTTAGGAAGAAACACCCTGGGTATCTGGGGCACGGCTAGCAACATATGCATAGTGGTCCAGACTCAGCATGAGCAGGCTGCCAGAGTAGTCATCCAGTTTCCTAGGTGGGTTTTTTGCTGATACAGTACCAATTTCCATGCAGAACCTGACCTATGTTTGCTTGTTTGCACCTAGCTTGGGTATGTCCATATAAACTGTAGTAGGACCCTACCTGTGTGTGAAATGGTTGGATTTGTAGAAATTGCTCCTTGAGGGAAGGTTGGAAAGGTACCTGCTTGCTTTGATGTTATCTGGTTGGATGGTGGAGTAAGCAGTGGCCCTGGCTGTGTACTTCTGCATCTTTGGCATTTGGGGTCTGCTAATGTGTTCTTCCATTATGCAAGGAGCCAGCGTGGTATAGCCGCAACTCCAACTCTGTTATCAGGGACCTTGCATGGGTATGTCCTTAGCTGTGTGTCTCCCGTGCACATGGGGCTAGAGAATACTGGGAAAGGAACTCAtatctccctgctgccaggtaaATATTAAGGTAATGGgaaattaggactggaagggaccttatgaggtcatcaagtccaacccccttttCAAGGcagtcatccctgactaaaccatcccagctaagtgccTGTCCAgatgctcttgaaaacttccagggatggagattccagtttttctaggtagcctgttccaatgtttgaccacacACACAGTCAGAAAATTCCTACTAACCTCCAAtccaaatttcccctgctgaagcttgaagccattgctcctagtcctgtcccctacagccaccgAGAAAagctcatcatcatcatcctctctgtaatcacccttcagttatttaaagactgttatcaaatccttcctccatcttctcttcttcagactaaatagccctagctctttcagcttttcctaaGCCTTGGTTCCCAAGTccataatcatttttgttgctctgcactccCCCTTGGACTCCCTGAACATAGCACAGAAAATCTGTGTCCTGTGTGCCCACTCTATTCTTGTCTCTCTTATAGAGCAAGATTTGCCTCTCCACAGGGCAGTGCAAGCCCAGAAAAAGTGGCTCAGAGCTTAGAGGTGTTTCTTTCTTGGCCTGAGCCCATTGTCTAGTTACTGGCCAGTGCAGCCagtttcttgctgcagagaaaggATTTATTTCTGAACCTCTCAAATGAATTTCCTGCTCTCAACTCTGTGCTGCTTGAGCTGGAGAAGTGCCTCTCCCCTAACAGAgtgcctgctgtgctgtgctatgcTGTGCTATGTGTGGTTACCCAACAGTTTatggcattgctgctgctggtttgACCAGTGTAAGTGCTGGTGGGTGGGTAGTTGGGAAAGGCTGTGCATgttcagctgcctgcaggtgcttcACCCTGTTGAGGGGTGCGAGTGCTGCAGAGAGGTCTAAAACTTAGCAGGGGATAAGTCTCACTGACAGGTGCTTGTTTTGTCAGGGAGAAAGAAGTCAGGGGAGCAGGACCAATGGCAGAACTCTCTGTTAATACAATTTCAGCCACCCTCAGGTTAGCAATTGGCAGGGTCAAAGCCTTCTAGAATGATGCTAAGCCCAGTGATTGAGATACTGGCTAGCTGGACCCAGGCACTAATACAGAGGGCATCCACTGTTTGGTGGGTGACCTCCAACCACTGGGTGAGCAAGCTGATGAGCACAAATGTTTGACACTGACATAGCATGTGTGCAGGACTGGAAAAGAGGAGCAAGGTATGTATGTTGGACTCTTCTGAGGCTGAAGGAGGATTGCTGGAGATTGAGGCCACTGACAGACTTGGCGGGGGGAATGTGCATTACCAGAAGAGGAACCGCTTCAGTTTGACCCAACTCTCCAGCGTCTATATAGATCATGCGCTTCATCAACTTTTTGgtattttatctaatagctgattgaatcagctattagatagaagtgccaaaaagccctgctgaagcacacaatctatacagatgctgggtgaaCTGAGTCAAACAAACTGAGGCggttcctcttctgggcatgtgctgtacTCGGTGCAGGAgcatgctgagctgaaagtaaaatgttgttttggggttttttcccataTCTGTCAGTGGCCTGAAGAAGGATTGCTGGAGTAGGAAGAAGTGAGTGTGCTCCCACTGTTTGCCAGAGTCCATGTTGTCCACCATGTAGAGCAGGACCTTGCATCTCCAGTCTCCTCATCCCTCCTGTGAGTTCTAAATACACTTCCATTCCCAGGGGCTTGGAAACACTGACAGGAGCTTCAGCCAGAGCCACCTCACCAGTCTGCTACTTTGGCTCTGTGTACATTAGAATCAAGCTGCCCTTCACATAATgctgtagagcagtggtcaccaaccaatggatctcaatccaccattagatctcagagcctcttgcagtagatctcagagcctcttggagtccaTCCAAgatgggtggggggctgagtgcccgcgTGTATGCATGCAtacgccccagcccagcaggtcagtccatgggggagggaaggggcaggggctagatcgagTCCCCGTGGTGtgggacaggcaggagcaggggtaagttgagtagGGCCCCAGctaggtgggacttacctgcatgcccccaaataatatttttctccctctgccttgatctgtgggaaggaaagggggggtggggcagacttacctgctgggcaggggttggcagtggcacatggtagatcttgggtttcttttaaatgccaaaagtgatctcctgcttaaaaaggttggagaccactgctgtagagGCACAAGCCAGAGTTAGCTGGGAGGGCTCAGCTCTTTTGCAAACTGTGCCTGACTATGGAGTCTCTTGGCAGGGGCATTCAGCTTCCCAGACAGCTTGATATCCTGTACCATTGCATGCAGCATCTGAACAGTGCTCTGCAGACCTTAATTAGGAAAAGACTGCTTCCTACTCTGGATCAACCCTATTGTTGTTTTCCTGCCCCTCATCCTACTACTTTGGAGCTCTGTCCTGCTGGTTATATGTGCTAACATGATGCTCCTACAAGAGGTTAAGTGTCTAATAGCTCTGGCTTTGCAAATTTCAGCCCCAATCACTGAAGTACTCCTCTTTCATTGTGATCTTAATGTAGACATTGAGCCAAATACCGAGGTGGTTGCAAGGAGTTGGTGACCTGACCACCTGTGCTGGGGTCGACACAAACATAAAGTTCCTCCAATGTGTTCCTGTTCCAtagggcagcagaggagggaggggagagggtttCTTGAAGATAGCACTTGAGAACAGACTGGATAGGCACTGCCCCATGTCCCATACAAGGGCAGAGAAACACGCAGGCGAACTTgagtttagaaaagaaaatatttttttaatccaaatgtAACAAGAGAATTCATGGCGGATAGGAATGGATTAGTCACAATTATCAGTACACTTATTAGATTACTGCTGAAAGAGCCAGCTCCCCAGTGTGCCCTAGCAGCAGATCTGCCCTTCTCAAGGAGAAGCAGGCAAGAGAGATGGCACACTTAGGAACTGATGGTCCTTAGTTACTTGGGGAAACTCTCAGCAATGTGGGTTTGGGTCATAATTGTTGCGCTATACACAGCTATCGAGTACATTCCTGAAATATACTACTTGCAGGCTACTTGTGTGCATCGGAGGAGACAAATAAGGTATTGTTTATGTGGCTAAATGACTTTGTCTAACGAATATCTCACTGACATCCCCCTTACAAACACACAGATGGGAGGCATTACTTATCTAAACTTGTGCATGCCTGCTTAAAGGGGATAGCAGTGAGCTAATTTGTTCACAGTAGACATCATCACCATATACCCAGGAGAGAATTGTCCTTGCTGTCCACAGGAGCCCTAGCTTCCCATGCACAagactgcatcacctctgctgTTGGGAATGGAGCTTGCTGCTCTCACAActctctcactccctccccctgcccttccacgTAACAAGCCAACATCATTTGTGCTGTCCAGAGGTAGCAGAATTTTAGCATAGCAGTGTGGATACCTACTGTTGGGGACAAATGTATCTAGGAAAGAAGCCCAGTGGGCTAGGCCAAATGAATGACATGCATGGCTTTGTAATTAAAGCTGTTTGTTAACATATTTTAAGCACTAGGATCTAGAGGATAGTGTTTGGCACTTATCCTACTGTCCGTGCACATGCAAAGGGCAGGTTTGTCTTTCTCAAGAACAGTGCTTTTCCAGCAGTGTGTAGTCCAGTAAGTCCAGGGGTCAGCCAGGAATAGATGGTTCTTTCATGTTTTTCTATGCCCAGTATTAGAGGGAAaaacaggctgtgcagggaaaagGAGAAGGATTAGGGTTGAATCAGGTGGAAGAGTTGGCTAGTTAATGTCATTGCTGCAATTCTCTGTAGCAGTAAATTCACAGGGCTACTAGCTAGCTGGCATGTTAACCTCCTGAAGGTCAGTTTCAATGCTAGCCAGAAAAGGCAGGAGTTCCCTGACAGGTTTCTCTTGACATATTAATGGTCACTAGAAGAAACCATCTCTGTTCCATTGCCAGAAATTTAGTGGAGCACGGGATACTCTTTACTGTCATGTGCGTCTGTCACAGAACAGGCTGCAGTCAGCTGAGATTCTTCAAAAAGTATTTAATCAAATAAAACCTAGATCTGTACTGAAAATGACTTGGTTCAGTTCAAACAGTGATTTGAGACATGGGCCATCAGACTGCAGTCACAGATTGAGCagatctcagaagatcatcttgGCCTTCTGTTTAAGAATGTGGTGATTCTTAGATGTAGCTGAAGTTTGAAGATGCACCACAGTCCATCCTTGGATAATAACTGAAGAAAGCTGGGCTCTTCTGGGTGGGAGACCCCAACACTACATTGTGCCCCTTCTGCTTGCAGTGGGGACCACTACTGATGCCCCAAATTTCCATATCCTGCAAAACTGCCACCCATCTCTGCTTCCAGGCCTCCTACCTCCTATGACTAGGGACATACTGAAATCACGATACCATAGATTTTGCAGATTTGCAAAATCTGGCTTTGCCCATGGAGGTGGGCAAAGCATGCAAAAtctgcaagggggaaaaaaagaatatttatgaaaaataagtaaggggagaggggactgCCCATCAAAGGGCTGCTAGCATGATATGGctgcctctcccccgccccctgccagTGATTGGCTGTGAAgtctgcctgttatgtggccccgcccctcttcaccaatcagcagcaaggtggGGTAGGGTtgtatgatggacagccctcacagccaaccagtggcaaggggcagggccattaGGAGCCCTCGGCCAATCAGAAGTGTTGGGGAGCCACTGCACTCCACCTGTGAAGTGGCTGCGGGGTCCCACATTCTGCCTGTCAAATCGGTGGGCAGCGGCATCAAATccagtaggtccctacctatgacATGATGGGGGTGTCCGAGAAGATAGAACCAATGGATTCAGAGTCTGACTTGAGCTGCGGGATTTTGGGGTTCTTGGTATCTGGGAAATCTTCGCTGACTGCCAGTTGGATCTTGCCATTTTGTACCTCCTTGATGGGCTCTAAGAACACCACGTGCTTGTGGGTGCTGATCTTGCGGCTGGGTCCCTCTGTGGCTGGTGGTGTGGTGCTCAGAATTGAGGACTGAGCACTGCATTCCTGGGGAGGACTCAGGGTAGCAGACCTTCtgcagcatctgaagcagcagcatggagtgaGGTACAGGTACATGAAAACTAGCACCAGGCTGACtacacaccccaggagggtggtgaggccTGTATTGAAGGATTCCCCATCCAGCTTAGGGTAGTGAACTGTTACATTGACCTCATGGGATTTGTTGAGGTTGTAGTGCTTGCTTATAGCTATGCATATATATACCCCAGAATGCCATGGCTTGGCTGCTATGATCTTTAAACTCCCATTGTGGTAAACTTCAAGGGTACGATTACTGTTCCCAGGGTGTGTGATGGGTTCATGGTGAGGTGAGATCCACATGTAGGTGGCAGAGGGGTCATGCACACTTGTGTTACAGTCCATCAGCAGGGGCTTTTCCACAAGCACTCTGAGATTCACCTCTGGTGCACCAAGATATCCTTTTCTCAAGGAACAGTTCTCAAAAATTGTGCTGTACTTGAGGAATCTAACTAAGGACCGGGCCACATTGTCAAAGGCCCTGCATGTGTGCTCCTCGAGGAAGTCCTGCACGGAGCTGAAGCCTCGTTGCTTCCATTGCTGGAACATCTGATAGAGTGCACAGTCACACTTCACTGGGTTGTTGTGGAGATACAAGCCATTTTTAATGGACACGGGCAAAGCCATAATCTCATCAATGGGAATGCTGCTCAGATTATTGGAGGAGAGGTCCAGTGTCCTGAGTTTGGGGTGACTGAATCCTTGCATGGATTGAAAGGGGAACTTGGTTAAGTTGTTCCAGCTCAAGTAGAGCTTCTGCAAGCTGCTTAGCCTGGCAAAGGCTTTTTCATCTACCCGTATGATCCAGTTGTCATAAATTAGAAGCTCTTCCAGGTTTACCAACACATCAAAGTAATATCTCTCCACAGCATGCAAGTAATTGGAGGATATGTCCAGGTGTCTCAAGTAAGTGGCATTGTGGAAGGTCTTTGGAAAAAGGTCTTTAATCTGGTTGTGACTGATGCGGAGGGCCTGGAGCCGTGGCAGGGAAGCCAGCCAGTGATCATGAAGCTGGAAGAGGACATTGTGGCTGAGATCCAAGGTGGTTGCTGTGGGAGGCAGTGTTAGAGGTACCTGCTGGAGATTCTGCCTAGTACAGCTCAAGAGATCGGAGGTGCAGATGCAGACACTGGGGCatctagggggtgggggtgaagtaCTTATCATGATGCCTTGAACACATAGTTCTAAGACCATCAGCAGCTTTCCTAGATGTTTCCAGAGAGAATAATACCGTGTAGTCATTGTGTGAGAGAAGGAACCTCCCTATGCATCCGGTACTTTGGAGTTTGGCTATCACTGAGCTAAGAGAAGGTCAAAAGGAGTCTTTCCAGTATTAGAAGGACTGGTAACTCAACATTACTCCCTGCCAGGTGCCAAGTACCCACTGCTAGTAGCAGGGCGTTTTCAGAAGCTGCTCCACGCCAAGCAGAATCTGTAAGTTAGTTCAGGATAATCAGGCAGGAAACAAATCCTAGCAGAGGGTCTGAGGTTTAgaaagagttaaaaaaacaaaaaacaaaacatagctCTGTCTAGCTTTTCAGTGACTTAAGCAGTACTGTACTGTACCTGAGATCCAGTTGTTCCTGTGACTCCTGGCAATAGTGTGCAGAGTGGCAGATGCATTCTGGTGTCTGGCATCAGTGTAGCTCTGGTATGTCTGTTTCTCTGAACTGAGATCCAGACAGTAGTTTGAAGACCATGCTCCTGCTCTCTGAAGATAGTGTCTGATTCCTGCTTCTGAGTGCTGGGTGTACTTGTAGCCCAAAGTGCTCAGCTCATGACTGCGACAGTACCATTCCAATGCATCAGTCTCACAGGAAGCTCCAGATAGTAGCCCAACTCTAGTACCCTGTAGTCTAAGTACAGAGAAGTGAGAGAGGGTCAGCGATGCCCAAAGGGAAGCTTTTGCCTTTGCAGTGTCATTTCCAGAGTGCAGCACACAGACCCATTCCTTCACCCATGTCTCATCTCCCAGTGCGCTTGTGTGCAAACacttcccctttcctcctgccTCTATTTACAAGCTGCCTGTAAGCACTGAAGGCAGAGCCTTGTGGGTCAGGAGCAATCTGATTGGTCAGTGAAACAGGGAGTGGTGTACTGTAGAAGGACCCTACAAAGGAAATTTTTGAATGGCATGTTGTTTTGTGGTTGTGCCACTAGTGGGCAGAGTGACCCCACATAGCCATGCACAGGGGACTTGGCTCCTGAGCCTTCACAGTAATTGCAGCATTCTGTTTCACCACACATTTCCAAGGTGAAAGCAGAAAGAAGGCTTAGGGCAATCCTGCTGCTTCCCCTTGGGCCCTGTGGTTAGAATCCAGTTACAGCCTTTCCTGGTGAATAATGCTTGGTATTTATCAGCCTTTGTGTCAGATCTCTTCCCAGGATTCTCTGCCCTAGAAACTTCATAATCTAATGCTTGGGAGAGTACAAGGGAGGCTAAGATGAGGGAAGGATTTGCCCAAAGCCCCACAGCATGACAGCTTCAAGACTGTGAACATGGACCCAGAGATCCAGGTGCCACGTCCATGGCTTGGCCTTTGCCCTGAGAGGGGAAGGCATCCTCTCCATTTCGGAGTTTTACAGTGACTTGCCCAAGTTGGATATAACCTCTGGGGGACATTGGCCCTGTAGTTAGTTCTTTAGCCTTAGTTGCCCTCTCTTGGGAAGtgtaggagccaggcagagctgagGTGTGTGTATTTCCTTTGGTGTCTAGCACCAACATAGTCTCAATGTGGTGCATGGGATTCAGGTCTTCATTCCCTTGATTGTTCACAGGCAGCTTTGGACAGTCCTTTCTGTGTTGCGAGTGCCAGGGAATGCCATAACAGGGCAGGAAAAGTTATTGGCTTGGGGCCTGTATGGCTCCATGAAACTGGACAGGAGCAGCCAGGATTTCCCTCTTCACTATTCCACACGGatgccagggcaagggaacagatGAGACTGTCCTCATTCATGTCAGTGTCTCTCCTGCAGTGCTGTTGGGGCACTCCAGAGCCACATGCAAATCCTACAGAAGCTGCTTTCCAGCTGCCTCTGAGGGCTTTGTTCCT
The window above is part of the Alligator mississippiensis isolate rAllMis1 chromosome 12, rAllMis1, whole genome shotgun sequence genome. Proteins encoded here:
- the AMIGO3 gene encoding amphoterin-induced protein 3 → MTTRYYSLWKHLGKLLMVLELCVQGIMISTSPPPPRCPSVCICTSDLLSCTRQNLQQVPLTLPPTATTLDLSHNVLFQLHDHWLASLPRLQALRISHNQIKDLFPKTFHNATYLRHLDISSNYLHAVERYYFDVLVNLEELLIYDNWIIRVDEKAFARLSSLQKLYLSWNNLTKFPFQSMQGFSHPKLRTLDLSSNNLSSIPIDEIMALPVSIKNGLYLHNNPVKCDCALYQMFQQWKQRGFSSVQDFLEEHTCRAFDNVARSLVRFLKYSTIFENCSLRKGYLGAPEVNLRVLVEKPLLMDCNTSVHDPSATYMWISPHHEPITHPGNSNRTLEVYHNGSLKIIAAKPWHSGVYICIAISKHYNLNKSHEVNVTVHYPKLDGESFNTGLTTLLGCVVSLVLVFMYLYLTPCCCFRCCRRSATLSPPQECSAQSSILSTTPPATEGPSRKISTHKHVVFLEPIKEVQNGKIQLAVSEDFPDTKNPKIPQLKSDSESIGSIFSDTPIMS